In Vibrio bathopelagicus, one DNA window encodes the following:
- a CDS encoding ABC transporter permease, translating into MNSSHGLNKRLFSWSIEEIRHGQLWPVSIALTLIIACVFALSALAERMEQVIVKQGKDALTADSVFVSANPIPQPLLDLTQVEQLESSQLTRFSTMAFSDNSMQLVTVKAVESNYPLRGEMILEGADNAASNHVEPGELWLDERIFAQLEVEIGDNVTIGDADLTITGRITQEPGLSFNPFQQMPAVLIHNNDVEATGAIQPGSRVSFRLFLNGDESKLKAAQDSIELTPSDRWRTQDSASRTNDMFESTTQYLSLTVAIVVIMAATTLVLTCQHYVASRRKTIAMLKSLGASKQWIIKWLFVQVSLLVVIGAVLGITIGIGLEFLLRIPLGDLLPTPLPSYGAEPAILAIVSSILIGVPALGIPLIGLVNTSAISVIQSNHQLRESYKKYLLLLVPIIPMMLMYGDNLLVWIVLAGIACLFLVLAVVSNVVLRLFGKLPTSTSMRLALSRINRTPFATGIQFGSLALSLMLLSIIWLVRSDLLSDWQQTLPENAPNAFALNIASYEKDDYLATIDSNDVERTQAFPIIRGRLTTINGVEANEYSDTSEGTDALSREINFTWGDTLPVYNEVLKGAWTQEKGVSVESEVAEQLGLEIGDELTFTINSQSVVANVNSIREVEWREMKPNFYFIFTPDVLSAIPSTWLVSFRLEEPHNQMLNDLSRNHPTVSLMDIRKMGSKIQELLKQIVWSITVLAALGVVAGLLLIFTLLRLSLSQRQQEIRLYRTLGASKKRILNTIWCEYGLMALVAGSIAALGSELSVAGVMSFGFELEPSLHPMLWIILPVLTFITLAAVVNSLIKRLLAPVSKDFG; encoded by the coding sequence TTGAATTCATCACACGGACTGAACAAACGACTGTTTTCATGGAGTATCGAAGAGATTCGACATGGTCAGCTATGGCCGGTATCCATCGCTTTAACGCTCATCATTGCTTGCGTGTTCGCGCTTTCAGCGTTGGCTGAGCGTATGGAACAAGTGATCGTAAAGCAGGGCAAAGATGCGTTAACCGCCGACAGTGTATTTGTATCGGCAAACCCAATCCCACAACCTTTATTAGATCTGACTCAGGTTGAACAATTAGAAAGCTCTCAGCTGACCCGTTTCTCAACCATGGCATTCAGTGATAACTCGATGCAGTTGGTTACCGTTAAAGCTGTAGAGAGTAATTACCCTTTACGCGGTGAAATGATACTGGAAGGCGCAGATAACGCGGCAAGCAATCATGTTGAACCGGGTGAATTGTGGCTTGATGAGCGTATATTTGCTCAGCTAGAAGTTGAGATAGGTGACAATGTCACGATAGGCGATGCTGATTTAACAATCACAGGGCGCATCACGCAAGAGCCAGGCTTGAGCTTTAACCCTTTCCAACAGATGCCTGCTGTTCTTATTCACAATAACGATGTTGAAGCGACAGGCGCGATTCAACCCGGTAGCCGCGTTAGCTTTAGACTGTTTTTAAATGGTGATGAATCGAAACTCAAAGCCGCACAAGATAGTATCGAGTTAACACCAAGCGATCGTTGGCGAACGCAAGATTCAGCGAGTCGCACTAACGACATGTTCGAAAGCACGACTCAGTACTTATCGCTAACGGTAGCCATCGTAGTGATCATGGCTGCGACCACTTTAGTGCTGACTTGCCAACACTATGTCGCGAGTCGTCGAAAGACCATCGCGATGCTTAAAAGTTTAGGTGCGAGTAAGCAGTGGATCATTAAATGGCTATTTGTACAGGTATCTCTGTTAGTCGTGATTGGCGCAGTATTAGGTATCACCATTGGTATTGGCTTAGAGTTTTTATTACGAATTCCACTTGGTGACTTACTGCCAACACCGCTTCCTAGTTATGGCGCTGAGCCAGCAATATTGGCTATCGTATCAAGCATCTTGATTGGTGTGCCCGCTTTAGGTATCCCACTAATAGGCTTGGTCAACACATCGGCAATTAGTGTTATTCAATCGAACCACCAGTTACGTGAAAGCTATAAAAAGTACTTGTTGTTGCTTGTGCCTATTATTCCAATGATGTTGATGTACGGCGACAACTTGTTGGTGTGGATTGTCTTAGCCGGAATCGCTTGTCTGTTCCTAGTATTAGCGGTCGTAAGTAATGTCGTATTGCGCTTGTTCGGCAAATTACCGACATCGACTTCAATGCGCTTAGCACTAAGTCGAATCAATCGCACCCCCTTTGCTACTGGTATTCAGTTCGGGTCTTTAGCGCTGTCTTTGATGTTGCTATCTATTATCTGGTTAGTGAGAAGTGATTTGTTGTCGGATTGGCAACAAACCTTACCCGAAAACGCGCCAAATGCGTTTGCACTAAATATTGCGAGCTATGAAAAAGACGATTATCTCGCGACCATTGACTCCAACGATGTAGAGCGTACTCAGGCGTTCCCAATTATTCGAGGCCGCTTAACCACAATAAACGGAGTCGAAGCGAACGAGTACAGTGATACATCAGAAGGGACAGATGCACTGAGTCGAGAGATCAACTTTACGTGGGGAGACACTCTACCAGTCTATAACGAAGTGCTTAAAGGTGCTTGGACTCAAGAGAAAGGTGTATCCGTCGAATCTGAAGTGGCTGAACAGCTAGGCTTGGAGATTGGTGATGAGCTAACTTTCACGATAAACAGCCAGAGTGTTGTGGCTAACGTGAATAGCATTAGGGAGGTAGAATGGCGTGAAATGAAGCCAAATTTCTACTTCATCTTTACACCGGATGTATTGAGTGCCATTCCTTCGACTTGGTTGGTGAGCTTTAGATTAGAAGAGCCGCACAATCAAATGCTTAACGATCTGTCACGAAATCACCCGACAGTCAGTTTGATGGATATTCGTAAGATGGGCAGCAAGATACAAGAGCTGCTTAAACAAATCGTTTGGTCAATCACCGTGCTCGCAGCACTTGGTGTGGTAGCGGGGCTGTTGTTAATCTTCACACTGCTGAGATTAAGCTTATCTCAACGACAGCAAGAGATTCGTCTATATCGAACCTTAGGGGCGAGTAAGAAGCGCATTCTCAATACGATTTGGTGTGAATATGGATTGATGGCATTGGTGGCGGGCTCGATTGCAGCTTTAGGTTCTGAGCTTAGTGTCGCTGGTGTGATGAGCTTTGGCTTCGAGTTAGAACCATCACTTCATCCAATGTTATGGATTATTTTGCCCGTGCTGACTTTTATCACCTTAGCGGCGGTGGTCAATAGTTTGATTAAACGTTTATTAGCGCCAGTAAGCAAAGATTTTGGATAA
- a CDS encoding ABC transporter ATP-binding protein, translating into MHTSIIKAEAVSKTVSTNQEHLTILEHVDIDIREGETVAIVGTSGAGKSTLMTLLAGLDVPTSGEISLLGQPLSQLDDEARAKIRSESVGFVFQSFLLIPSLSALQNVTLPCLLKGEDEDIERATALLESVGLKDRLDHLPSQLSGGEQQRVALARAFMIKPKILFADEPTGNLDQQTAAKIVELLFELNSSHGTTLVLVTHDPKLAQRCQRTLKMHVGHIEEV; encoded by the coding sequence ATGCATACATCCATCATAAAAGCAGAAGCTGTTTCCAAGACAGTGTCTACTAATCAAGAACATTTAACAATCTTAGAGCATGTTGACATCGATATTCGTGAGGGTGAAACGGTTGCGATTGTCGGTACTTCAGGTGCTGGTAAATCCACGTTAATGACACTGCTTGCTGGGCTCGACGTGCCAACTTCTGGCGAAATCAGTTTGTTAGGCCAACCTTTATCACAGCTGGATGATGAAGCGAGAGCCAAAATCCGCAGTGAATCCGTTGGGTTTGTTTTCCAAAGCTTCTTATTGATCCCAAGCCTTTCTGCGTTGCAAAACGTTACGCTACCGTGTTTATTGAAAGGTGAAGACGAAGACATCGAACGCGCGACGGCTCTGCTTGAATCAGTGGGCTTGAAAGACAGGCTTGATCACTTACCGTCTCAACTGTCAGGTGGCGAACAACAAAGGGTCGCATTGGCTCGTGCGTTTATGATTAAGCCTAAAATTTTGTTTGCCGATGAACCTACGGGCAACCTAGACCAACAAACCGCAGCGAAAATCGTCGAGTTGTTGTTTGAACTCAATTCATCGCACGGCACCACGCTTGTTCTCGTCACTCATGACCCTAAACTCGCACAGCGTTGCCAACGAACCTTGAAAATGCATGTCGGTCACATAGAGGAAGTGTAA